The DNA sequence GATTCGATGGACCAGATCCTCGGCAAGGTCCACGAGGCCGGGCTGACGCTCAAGGCCGGCTGCGGCATCGGTTATGAATTCAGCACCCTGCGCCCGCGCGGCTCCTTCGTTTCCGGGGCTGGCGCGCATACCAGCGGGCCGCTGTCGTTCATGGATATCTTCGACAAGATGTGTTTCACCGTCAGCTCCGCCGGTGGTCGTCGCGGCGCGCAGATGGGCACTTTCGACGTCGGCCATCCGGACGTGCGCGAATTCATACGTGCCAAGCGCGAAGACGGCCGCCTGCGCCAGTTCAACCTCAGCCTGCTGATCACCGATGAATTCATGCAGGCGGTGGAAAACGACGCCGAGTGGCCGCTGATCTTCCCGCTGCACCTCAAGGAAAAGGCCGAGCTGGATCTGGACGACCCCGAGCAGATCGTCTGGCGCGAGTGGCCGAGCCACGAGGGCTACATCGTCCGCGACGATGGCCTAGTCGCCTGCAAGATCTACGGCCGGGTCAAGGCGCGGCACCTGTGGGACATGATCATGGTCTCCACCTACGACTACGCCGAGCCGGGCTTCATCCTCATCGACCGCGTCAACCAGTTGAACAACAACTGGTGGTGCGAGGCGATCCGCGCGACCAATCCCTGTGGCGAGCAACCATTGCCGCCCTATGGGTCCTGCCTGCTGGGTTCGATCAACCTGACCAACTTCGTGATTGATCCATTCGGTGCCGATGCCCGTTTCGACTGGGACAAATACCGCGAAGTGGTGCGTCTGTTCACCCGCATGCTCGACAATGTCGTGGAAATCAATGGCCTGCCGTTGCCGCAGCAGTGTCACGAGATCGAGCAGAAGCGCCGTCACGGTATGGGCTTCCTCGGCCTCGGCTCGACCCTGACGCTGCTCAAACTGCGTTACGGCAGCCCGGAAGCCTGCGTATTTACCGAAGAAGTCGCGCGCGAAATGGCGCTGGTCGGCTGGGAAGAGGCGCTCGAACTGTCGAAGGAGAAGGGGCCGGCGCCCCTGCTTGCCGAGACCTTTGAAGTCACCGCCGAGATGCTGCGCAAGCGCCCGGAAATGAAGAAGCACGGTTACAAGGCCGGCGACCAGGTGCCGGGTCGCGTGCTGCACGCCAAGTATTCGCGTTACATGCAGAAGATCGCCGAATATGCGCCCGAGCTGATCGAGGCGCTGGCCGAGCAGGGCGCGCGCTTCACTCATCACAGCTCCATCGCGCCCACCGGCACCATCAGCCTGAGCCTGGCCAACAACGCCTCCAACGGCATTGAGCCGAGCTTCGCCCATCATTACTCGCGCAACCTGATCCGCGCCGGACGCAAGGCGAAGGAAAAGATCGAGGTGTTCAGCTATGAGTTGCTGGCCTATCGCACTTTGATCAACGAGCGAGCCAAGCCGGGCTCCGACGTGCCGGGCGAGAAGCTGCCCGACTACTTCATCACCGCCGACGACGTCACCCCGACTCAGCATGTCGACATTCAGGCGGCCGCGCAGAAGTGGGTCGACTCGTCGATTTCCAAGACTGCCAACGTGCCCACCGACTATCCGTTCGAGGCCTTCAAGGACATCTACCGCTACGCCTGGCGCCAAGGCCTCAAGGGTTGCACCACCTTCCGCTTCAACCCGGCGGCGTTTCAGGGCGTGCTGGTCAAGGAAGCCGACCTGGAAAAGACCCTTTATCGCTTCGTTCTCGAAGACGGCAGCGTGGTCGAGTTGAAAGGAAATGAAGAGGTCGAATACGACGGCGAGGTCAATTCCGCCGCCAACCTGTTCGATGCCCTCAAAGAAGGCTATTACGGCAAGTATTGAGCCCCGATCAGTAGCCGGGCGGCGCGCGCCGCCCGGATGGAGAACCTGTAATGACCGTCAAGATTACTCAGCGCATCAAGGGCTTCAAGGTTGTCGATGAGACCCTCGAACGCCCCGCCGTAACGCCCGACAGCAACGCCAGCAAGGCGAAGGTGGTGGAGATGGACGAAAGTCTGCAACGCCCGGAAACGCTGGTCGGCATGACCTACAAGATCAAGTCGCCGCTGTTCGAGCACGCACTCTACGTCACCGTTAATGATGTTGTGCTCAACGCCGGTACGCCCCACGAGCAGCGCCGGCCGTTCGAGATCTTCATCAATTCGAAGAACATGGATCATTTCCAATGGATCGTCGCGCTCACTCGGATCATGTCCGCCGTGTTCCGCAAGGGCGGCGACTGCACCTTTTTGGTCGAGGAGCTGAAAGCAGTATTCGATCCGCGTGGCGGCTACCTGAAGAAGGGCGGCGTTTACATGCCGTCCATCGTCGCCGAAATCGGCGGCGTGCTGGAGCGCCATTTGATAGCCATCGGAATGCTCGAAGGTCACGCGCTGGACGAAACCCAGCTCAAATACCTGGCTGAGAAACGCGCCGCCTACGAAGCCAGCCAGGGCGCGGTGGCGGTCGAGCCGGGCGAAGGCTTCCCGGCTGGCGCGCAACTTTGCAACAAGTGCAACACCCAGGCAGTGGTGCAGATGGATGGCTGCGCTACGTGTTTGAATTGCGGGAATTCGAAGTGCGGATGAGCGGGCGTACGTTCAGCTAGTAGCGGGCATACGAACCCGCTGTCATCACCTGCGGTGGTTGCGACAAGCTCGCCAATGCCACCGCCGGAAATGGAAGGCCCGCCGCGGAGGCGGGCCTCTCCCTCAAAAGCGCGCTTATACGTTAGAAAACACTTCGCCCCTGGCTCGGGCCTTGGGGCGGGGCTGCGCCTTCAGCTCACCACTCGATAGCACGGCTCGTAAGGTCGTCCGCCGGGTAGCTTCATCCGATGCTGCAGGACGAACGCCTGCAGCAACTCGTCCAAGGGCTTCATGATCGCCGCGTCGCCGTGGATTTCGTAACGGCCGAACTTTTCGATGCGGCGGATACCCTTGTCCTTCACATTACCGGCAACGATGCCGGAGAACGCCCGGCGCAGGTTTGCCGCCAATTCATGGGGCGGCACGTCGCGGGTCAGGCGCAGGCTGGCCATGTTCTCGTGGGTCGGGTCGAACGGATGCTGGAAACCTTCGTCGATCTTCAGCAGCCAGTTGAAGTGGAAGGCGTCGTTGCGTTCGCGACGGAACTGCTTGACGGCTTTCAGCCCCTCGACCATCTGCCGGGCCACCTCGGCCGGGTCGTCGATGACGATCTGATAGTGGCGCTGGGCTTCTTCGCCGAGTGTCGCGCCGACGAAATCGCGTAGCTGCTGCAGGTAGGGCGCGGCGCTTTCCGGACCGGTGAGGATGACCGGGAAGGGCACGTCGCGGTTGTCCGGATGCAGCAGAATACCCAGCAGATAAAGAAATTCCTCCGCCGTGCCGACACCGCCGGGGAAGATGATGATGCCGTGGCCGACACGGACGAAGGCCTCCAGACGCTTCTCGATATCCGGCAGGATCACTAGTTCATTGACGATCGGGTTCGGCGCTTCGGCGGCAATGATGCCCGGCTCGGTTAGGCCCAGATAGCGGCCGCTGACGATGCGCTGTTTGGCATGGGCGATGGTCGCGCCCTTCATCGGGCCTTTCATCACGCCTGGGCCGCAACCGGTGCAGATGTTCAGGTTGCGCAGGCCCAGCTCGTGGCCGACACGCTTGCTGTACTGGTATTCCTCGGTGCTGATCGAATGCCCGCCCCAGCACACCACCATGTTCGGCTCGATGCCGGAGCGCAGGGTGCGTGCATTACGCAGCAGGTGGAAGACGTAGTCGGTGATGCCGGCGGAACTGCTCAGATCGATACGTGAGCTGCCCAGCTCGCTCTCGGTGTAAACGATGTCGCGCAGTGCACTGAAGAGCATTTCACGCGTGCTGGCGATCATCTGTCCATCGACGAACGCATCGGCGGGCGCGTTGATCAGCTCCAGACGGACGCCGCGGTCCTGCTGATGAATGCGGACCTCGAAGTCGTCGTAGGCCTCCAGGATGGTCTTGGCGTTGTCGATGCGCGCGCCGGTGTTGAGGATCGCCAGGGCGCACTGACGGAATAGTGTATAGGTGCTGCCCGAACTGGCTTCGCTGAGCTGTTGTACTTCTCGCTGGGACAGTGTTTCCAGGCTGCCCTTGGGGGCTACCGAGGCATTGATTACATAGCGTGAGGTCATTCGTTCTGTTCCCTGAAAACAATGCCACCGAGCCAGGCAGGTCAGGTGCATCAGGTTGGTAAGCGCAGCGCGGTGTGGTCGCGCACAGTGCAGTCGTCCAGGCTAGCATCGCGCCAGCTTCTTTAGTGGCGATGCCTGCTTTCAGATCGCCACGACGTCAGCCAGCTGAGACCGGCCATCTTACACCTGCCGCAGCGGCGCGCATGGCAGGGTTCACTTGACGCCCAGGACATGAGAAAGGTTCCGCACGATTAGCCATCGGTTGAGTTGGTTGGTATGCATCCGGCGCGTCTGGCCACCGGACGGTTCGACAGTGTCGGCGCAGTTGGACTGCGCCGCCTTAGTCTGTTTCGTCACAGCAGCGGGGTGCTGCGGCTCACGCCCACCAATAACGCACCGTGTGGAAAAAAATCGGCGCGGCGAAGCATACCGAGTCGAGGCGGTCGAGCATGCCGCCGTGCCCTTCGATCATGTGCCCCCAGTCCTTCACGCCACGGTCGCGCTTGATGGCCGACATCACCAGCCCGCCGAAGAAGCCGAGCAGATTCAGCAGCAGTGCGATCAGCGCCGCCTGCCAGAAGGTGAAAGGCGTGATCCAGAACAGCGCCGCGCCGATCAGCGTTGCCAGCGCGATGCCGCCAACGAAGCCTTCAACGGTTTTCGATGGCGACAGGTTGGGCGCGATCTTGCGCTTGCCGGCGAGCTTGCCGCAGACGTACTGCAGCACGTCGGAGAGTTGCACCACCATCACCAGCCAGGCGATCAGCAACAGGTTGCGGCCTTCGAAACCGGCGATTTCCAGCGTCAGCAGCGCCGGCACATGCGACACGCAGAACACCGCGATCATCAGGCCCCATTGCACCTTCGAGGCACGCTCAAGATAGCGCGTGGTGTCGCCGCCCAGCGAGGCGAGGATCGGCAACAGCAGGAAGATGTACACCGGAATGAAGATCGCGAACAGGCCGTACCAGCCGATACCGACCAGCAGGTATTGCACCGGCAGCACGAAATAGAACGCCGCGACCAATGCCGGATAATCGCTGCGCCGGGTCGGTGCCAGGGTCATGAACTCGCGCAGGGCGAAGAAGGAAACCAGATAGAAAAGGATCACCACCGCCGTGTGCCCGAGCCAGAAAGCGATGCCGATCACCGCGACCATTACCCACCAGGCGTTGATGCGCGCGTTGAGGTTGTCGACTACCGGGTTCTCGGCGTCGCCACTGCGGCGCTTGAGTACGAAGCCGATCAGCGAGGCCAGGGCGAGCAGGGCGCCGATTCCGGCGAACAGCATGAGTGTGTTGTTATCCATGTCAGGCTTCCTCCGGCGCCAGTTCCAGCAGCGCTTGGCGGGCGCGGGGCAGGAAGGCGTCCTTGTCTTCGTTCTCGTCGATGCTCAGCGGCGCGCCGAAACTGACCGTGCACAGCAGCGGCAAGGGCAGCGAGCGGCCCTTCGGCATCACGCGGTTGAGATTGGCGATCCATACCGGGACCAGCTCCACCTCGGGTCGCGCCTGGCCGAGACGGAAGAGCCCGCCCTTGAACGGCAGCAGACCCTCTTCGAGATTGCGTGTGCCCTCCGGAAACAGGATCAGCGAATGCCCTTCATCCAATGCATCGAGCATTGGCTGCAACGGATCGACCGACGGGTCGCGACGCTCACGGTCGACTAGCACGCCGTGAAACACGCGATTGATGATGAAGCGGCGCATCTGTCCCTTCTGCCAGTAATCCGCACCGGCTACCGGTCGGGTTCGTTTGCGCAGGTCGGGCGGCAGGGAGGCCCAGAGCAGCACGAAGTCGCCGTGGCTGGTGTGGTTGGCGAAATAGATACGCTGGGTGCGGGTCGGCGCGCAGCCTAGCCAGAGACTGCGCGTGCCGGTGAGCAGGCGCGCCGCGGAGGTGAGAAGGAAAGCGGACAGGTAGCCGAGCATCTATGGTTCCTCGAGGGCATTGACGGTTGACGGGGCGCAGAGCTGAGCGCAATGAGCAACTTGCGAGAAATCAGGCCGCCGTTTCGTTCAATCCCTGGCATACACGGTTGATCAGCGTGTACAGCGCAAGGGCGGCTATCAGCAGCAATGCGCCATTGATCCAGCTTGCGGGCAACCAGCCGCAGGCCACGCCAGCGGCCAGCACGCCGAAGGCAAAGGCGCGATCGCTTTTGCCCATGGGGCCGTCGTAGCGGCGCGAGGCGCCCACCATCGGACCTAATACGCCGGCGTACTCACTGAACAGCGCCAGCAGGACGACTAGCACCACGGCCATCGCCGAAACGCCTGGCAACAGGGCGAAAGGAAGGTAGAGGATGCTATCCGCGATGACATCGCAGAGCTCGTTGAGATAGGCGCCCAACCGGGACTGCTGGCCGAATTCGCGGGCCAGCATCCCGTCGATGGCATTGAGCGCCATGCGCAGGAGCATCCAGACGGGGATCAAGGCGAAAAGCCAGGCGAGCTCCACCCACAGCGCGACGGCGCCAGCGACCAGTAGCGACAGCACGAGGGCAGCGATGGTCACTTGGTTGGCGGTAATGCCGAGCGCGTGGAGGCGCTGCACCAATGGGCGCAACAGATCCTGGAAGCGTGGCTTGAGCTGATAGATGGAAAGCATCATCGATTCCTTTCGATGTGGGCATGGTGTGCGCGAATGATTGTGCAAGCGGCGAAGCGCGATCAATCGGAGCCGGACTTTGGGGAAAAACAGGGCGCGTGGCAAGTAGGCTCAGCGGTGCGCCGCTGTTTTTGGGAGCTGGTCGGCGTCAATAGTAGAAGGACCCGCTATGGCGCTGGGTTCACTGCGAATTGATGTGCCAGCCAAGTGTCCAACGTTCGGAGATCCACCCCGGGCTTCGGTACATGACTGCTTCAGTTCAGCCAGATCTTCGATGCCTGTGGTCCGGCGATTCCTTGCGGTCGCGGTGTTCCGCCGTGTTCAACCTCTTGGCCTGGCTATTAGAGCGCAAACGGCAATGCGCTATGGCATTGTCGGCGGGCGGCGAGCAGGCGGCGGAATTCTTCAGGGTCCTTGATCAGCACGGGTTGTCCGGCGAAGTTCTGCGCGGCGATCAGGCGCGAGAGCCAGAACCGCACGCCGGCCACGCGCAGCATCGGCTGCCATAGCTCAGCCTCGGCCGGGGTGAAGCGGCGCAGGCTGGAGTAGGCGGCGAGCAATGCCTGGCTGCGTTCATCGTCGAGCTCGCCGTTGGGGTGGCTGCACCAGTCGTTAACCGTGATGGCGATGTCGTAGAGCATCGGCCCGGAGCAGGCGTTATAGAAGTCGATCACGCCGGTCAGGTGCCCCCCCTCGAAGAGCACATTGTCGCGGAACAGATCGGCGTGCAGGTTGGCGCGGGGCAAGGCGAGGATCTTCGGCTTCAGCTCGGCGATTTCCGTCAGGCTTTCGCGCAGTAGCGGTAGCTGGTCCTCCGGCAGTCCCATGGCAATGCTGGGGCCTTCTTCCTGCATCCAGTCCAGGCCGCGGTCGCTGCGTCGCTCGAGGATGTGTTCGCGCGTCGCCAGATGCAGGCGCGCCAGCAGCCGGCCCACTTCGCTGCAGTGGTGGGGATTGGGCACCGCCACGTGCCGGCCCGGCAAGCGCGGTTGCAGCAGCGCCGGCTTGCCTGCCAGGTTGCGCAGGGCTTCGCCGTCCCGGGTGTGTAACGCGTAGGGCACCGGCAGGCCGGCTCGGTGCAGTACCTCGAGCAGCTCGATGAAGAACGGCAGGTCCTGGGTCGGGCCGCGCTCAACCAGGGTCAGAACGTACTGGCCCTGTTCCAGGCTGACGAAGAAATTGCTGTTCTCGCTGCCTGCGGCGATGCCCTCGAATTCTTGCAGACGTCCCAGTTGATAGGGCGCCAGAAAGGCTTCCAGTTCTTCGTGTTGCAGCGGGGTGAATACCGACATGAGTGGCCTTCCGTTATCGTCGTCGCGGCGTTACCAGCTGAAGATTTCCCAGGCAGGGATCAGCATGTCCGGGCGGTCGGCGCGGATGAAGTTGCTATCGCCATCGGCGCGCACCAGGAAGTAGGGCTTGCCGTTCTTGGGCGTGATCTTCACAGCATAGAGGAAGCCATTGACCCGGTATTCCTCAACGGTCCGGTCGCCCTCCTGGCGAATGGTCACATCGGGCTCACCCTCGACCGACTCCTGGGCAAAACCGGTCAGCGGCACGAGCGCCAGCAGGCCGGCAAGCATCAGAGGTTTGAGCGTACGCATGATAACCTTGCCCTTTGTCGTCAAATGGTCCCTGCATTCTAGCCCCGGACCCGCCGAAAAGGTTGATCCCGCTCATGAGTCAAACGCCCCTGGTTCTGGTGGACGGTTCGTCCTACCTCTATCGCGCCTTCCATGCCCTGCCGCCGCTGACCACCTCGACCGGCAAACCCACCGGCGCGGTGAAGGGTGTGCTGAACATGCTGCTGTCGCTGCGCCGACAATATCCGGACAGCCCCTTCGCGGTGGTCTTCGATGCCAAGGGGCCGACGTTCCGCGACACGTTGTTCGCCGAATACAAATCCCATCGCCCACCGATGCCGGACGACCTGCGTGGTCAGGTCGAGCCACTGCATGCCAGCGTTCGCGCGCTCGGCATGCCGCTGTTGTGCGTGGACGGGGTCGAGGCCGACGACGTGATCGGCACCTTGGCGCGCCAATGCGCAGCCCTCCAGCGCGACGTCGTCATCTCCACTGGCGACAAGGACATGGCGCAGCTGGTCTGCCCGCATGTCACGCTGGTCAACACCATGACCGGCAGCGTCTATGACATCGAGGGTGTACGGACCAAGTTCGGCGTCGGTCCCGAGCTGATCATCGATTTCCTCGCGCTGATGGGCGACAAGGTTGACAACATCCCCGGCGTGCCCGGCGTTGGCGAGAAGACCGCCTGCGGCTTGCTCAATGGCATTCCCGGCGGTCTGAAGGGGCTTTACGAGAACCTCGAAAAAGTCTGCGATTTGCCGATTCGCGGTGCCAAGTCGCTGGCCGCCAAGCTCGAAGAACACCGCGATGCGGCGTTCATGTCCTATGAGCTGGCGACGATCAAGATCGACGTGCCGCTGGATGTGCAGGTGGCCGATCTAATGCCGGGCGAACCGCATCGCGAGGCGTTGATCGCGCTGTACCGCGAGCTGGAATTCAAACAGTGGCTCGACGAGCTGCTGCGCGAGGCCAAGGCGGCGAACTGCGAAGTTACGCCTGAGGAATGCTCGATCCAGGCGGAAGCCGAGTACGACACTGTTCTCGATCAGGCCGAATTCGACGCCTGGCTGGCGCGTCTGCAGGCTGCCGACTGCTTCGCCTTCGATACCGAGACCACCAGCATCGATGCGCAGAAGGCACAGCTGGTGGGCGTTTCATTCGCCATCGAGACCGGCAAGGCCGCCTACGTGCCGCTGTGTCACAGTTATATGGGGGTGCCGCAGCAGCTCGACCGTGACGCGGTGCTCGCTGCCCTCAAACCGCTGCTGGAAGACCCGGCCAAACGCAAGATCTGCCAGCACGGCAAGTACGACATGAACGTGCTGATGCACTACGGTATCGAAATGCGCGGCATGAGCTGCGACACCATGCTCGAATCCTACGTGCTGGACGCCACCGCGACCCGTCACGACATGGACAGCCTGGCGCTGAAATATCTCGGCCGCGGCACCATCCGCTTCGAGGACATAGCCGGCAAGGGCGCCAAGCAGCTGACCTTCGACCAGATCGCCATCGAACAGGCCGGACCCTACGCGGCCGAAGATGCCGACGTTACTCTGCGCCTGCACCAGACACTGATGGAAAGGCTCGAAGCCACGCCGTCGCTGCTCAAGGTACTGAACGAGATCGAGATGCCGTTGGTTCCGGTGCTGGCGCGTATCGAGCGCAACGGTGCGCTGGTCGACGCCAATCTGCTCGGGCTGCAGAGCGTCGAGCTGGGCGAAAAACTCGTCGCTCTAGAGCGTGAGGCTTATGACATCGCTGGCGAGGAGTTCAACCTCGGTTCGCCCAAACAGCTGTGCGCCATCCTCTATGAAAAGCTCGGCTGTCCGGTATTGTCGAAGACCGCTGGAGGCCAGCCCTCGACCGCCGAAAGTGTGCTGGCTGACCTTGCCGATAAGGATTACCCGCTGCCCAAGGTGATCATGCAGCACCGCTCCCTGAGCAAGCTCAAGGGCACCTACACCGACAAGCTGCCGCAGCAGATCAACCCGCGCACCGGGCGTATCCACACCAGCTATCACCAGGCGGTAACGGCGACCGGCCGGTTGTCTTCGTCGGACCCGAATCTGCAGAACATCCCGATCAGAACGGCTGAAGGGCGGCGCATCCGCCAGGCTTTCGTCGCGGCACCCGGCTACAAGCTGCTGGCCGCCGACTACTCGCAGATCGAACTACGCATCATGGCCCATCTGGCCCAGGATGAAGGGTTGCTGCATGCTTTCCAGAACGATCTGGATGTCCACCGCGCCACCGCCGCCGAGGTCTTCGGCGTATCGCTGGATGAGGTGAGCAACGACCAGCGCCGCAGCGCCAAGGCAATCAACTTCGGTCTGATCTACGGCATGAGCGCCTTCGGCCTGGCCAAGCAGATCGACGTCGCGCGCGGCGAAGCGCAGGCCTATATCGATCGCTACTTCGCGCGCTACCCCGGCGTGCTCGCCTACATGGAGCGCACTCGTACCCAGGCCGCCGAGCAGGGCTACGTGGAGACCCTGTTTGGGCGCCGGCTGTACCTGCCGGAAATCAACTCCAAGAACGGCGCCATGCGCAAGGGTGCCGAGCGCACCGCGATCAACGCGCCGATGCAGGGCACCGCGGCGGACATCATCAAGCGCGCCATGATTAGTGTGGACAACTGGCTGCAGAACAGCGGCCTGGATGCACGGGTGATCCTGCAGGTGCACGACGAACTGGTGTTGGAAGTGCGCGAGGATCTGGTCGAGCAGGTGCGCGCAGCCATCTGCCCGCTGATGAGCCAGGCCGCCGAGCTGGACGTGCCGCTGTTGGTGGAAGCGGGCGTGGGCGACAACTGGGACGAGGCGCACTGAAGGGGCGCAGACGAAGCGAGACGAAATTATTTTTTCTGACTCATTGAACTCATGACGCAAAAGGCGAGTCATAGGCTTCGGAGGGTGTCAAAACCCTTCGATGCTCCTTGTTGTGTTAAGTGTTGGCAGATCATCTGGACCTCGCCCTAGCGGTCCGGATTTGGAACCTCGAACTTCCCCCTCCCCCAACGAAGTTCGAGGTTTTTTTTCGCCTGGACAAAACACCGGCCCAGACGAGTCTTCGCGCTCGTCCGGCTGTGCTTTGACGAACCACATTTCAACGTCCCTTCTTCTTGGCGGCGAACACCTGTGTTGGCTGCAGATATCACTGCGAGAACCGCTGATCGCCAGCCATCGCAGCGCCTGATTAGGCGCTAAAAAAGCAAAATGAAATTAATGGAAAAGCCATTTGCTAGGCTGCGAATCTTAGACTAACGTCCAAAAGTGAATTATGAATTCATTTTGATCAGTCAGCTGCGCGCCCGGCAAATGCAGGGAGTTCTACTCGTCACTCTTCCCGTTCGATAGCTGCAAAAGAACAGCAACGAACTGACCGAACGGGAAAGAAATTCGGGCTTTGCGGCGTTGGGTACCAACAAAAATAACAATGAGTGGAGATCCACATGAAAGGCTCAAAGAAAGCGCTTCTTGCATCAGTACTGGCCCTCGGCGTTTCGGTAGCACAGGCTGCTGATACCCAAATCAAATTCGGCCATGTGGGCGGGCCAGGCTCCCTATTCGAGATAACAGCTAACGAATTCGCTCGGATCGCTAACGAAAAACTGGATGGGTATGAGGTTGTGCCTTACGGCTCCAGTCAGCTCGGTAGCGATTCGCAAATGCTAAACAAGCTCAAGTTAGGCACGCTCGATCTCGCATTGCCCTCCACGGTCATGAGCAGCGTCAGCCCCGAGTTCTCGCTGTTCGAAATGCCGTACCTGATCAAGGATCGGGAACACATGAAGAAGGTTCGCGACGAAGTAGTGCGCGATGTCATGTACACAGCGGCGGAAAAAAGGAACCTGAATATCATTGCCGTGTGGGAAAACGGCAGCCGGCAGATCACCAATAACAGCCGTCCGATCATAGTACCCAAAGATCTCGAAGGGCTAAAGCTAAGAACGCCGAACGGGATCTGGCGCGTTGAAATGTTCAAGGGCTACGGCGCTAATCCTGCGCCCATGGCGCTCTCCGAAGCCTTCGTTGCATTGCAGACCGGCGCGATGGATGGCCAGGAAAACCCGCTCGTCCAGATTTACTCGCAGCGCTTCCATGAGGTTCAACGCTTTCTTTCCTTGTCCAACCATGTCTACACCCCGGCGTTTGTGGTGGCAGGCGCCAGCTGGAAGCGTTTGCCGGAAGAGGTGAGAACAGTGCTGTCGGATGCAGCGATGGAAGTTGAAGACTTTGCTCTAAAGCAAGGCGAGGAGCTCGATAACAGCCTTGTCGAAAAGATGAAAGAGGCTGGCATGGAGGTCAACGAGGTCGACCAGCAAGCGTTTATTGACGGCTCGGATGCAATTTATGCGAAGTTTTCCGAGGAAGTTGATGGCGGCAAAGAAATGCTGGAAAAAGTAAGGCAGCTCCGCGACTGATAGGTGATATCTCCGTTGTGCATGACTTGCTCATCCCGCAAGTCATGCACGGAACAATTGAGGGTCGATATATCAGGAGGAGCTGATGAGCTCTTTTAAAAAAGGTTACTTCAAGCTTCTTGAAGTCATCGTTGTAATCAATATCATCGCGCTGGCAGCGGTTGTTACAATTGGCTTTGTTTCACGCCTGGTCGGTTCGCCCTTTAGCTGGTACGACGAAGTTGCATCCGTAGGATTGGCTTGGCTGACCTATTACGGAGCCGCACTGGCTGCGGCAAAGGGCGCCCACATAGGCTGCCCAAGTGTCATTAATTACTTCTCCCCCAAGGTACGGCTGCCGATTGCACTTATCGCAGAGGCGATCACGATCGGTTTTTTCGTACTGCTCGCATATACCGGCATGCAGGTAGTGACCATTCTCGAAGGCTCAACGCTGGTCAGCCTGACCAACGTTTCGCTGCAGCTTACGCAATCAGTTATCCCGATTGGTGCA is a window from the Pseudomonas sp. MTM4 genome containing:
- a CDS encoding homoserine kinase, which translates into the protein MSVFTPLQHEELEAFLAPYQLGRLQEFEGIAAGSENSNFFVSLEQGQYVLTLVERGPTQDLPFFIELLEVLHRAGLPVPYALHTRDGEALRNLAGKPALLQPRLPGRHVAVPNPHHCSEVGRLLARLHLATREHILERRSDRGLDWMQEEGPSIAMGLPEDQLPLLRESLTEIAELKPKILALPRANLHADLFRDNVLFEGGHLTGVIDFYNACSGPMLYDIAITVNDWCSHPNGELDDERSQALLAAYSSLRRFTPAEAELWQPMLRVAGVRFWLSRLIAAQNFAGQPVLIKDPEEFRRLLAARRQCHSALPFAL
- a CDS encoding DUF2782 domain-containing protein, with product MRTLKPLMLAGLLALVPLTGFAQESVEGEPDVTIRQEGDRTVEEYRVNGFLYAVKITPKNGKPYFLVRADGDSNFIRADRPDMLIPAWEIFSW
- the polA gene encoding DNA polymerase I, which produces MSQTPLVLVDGSSYLYRAFHALPPLTTSTGKPTGAVKGVLNMLLSLRRQYPDSPFAVVFDAKGPTFRDTLFAEYKSHRPPMPDDLRGQVEPLHASVRALGMPLLCVDGVEADDVIGTLARQCAALQRDVVISTGDKDMAQLVCPHVTLVNTMTGSVYDIEGVRTKFGVGPELIIDFLALMGDKVDNIPGVPGVGEKTACGLLNGIPGGLKGLYENLEKVCDLPIRGAKSLAAKLEEHRDAAFMSYELATIKIDVPLDVQVADLMPGEPHREALIALYRELEFKQWLDELLREAKAANCEVTPEECSIQAEAEYDTVLDQAEFDAWLARLQAADCFAFDTETTSIDAQKAQLVGVSFAIETGKAAYVPLCHSYMGVPQQLDRDAVLAALKPLLEDPAKRKICQHGKYDMNVLMHYGIEMRGMSCDTMLESYVLDATATRHDMDSLALKYLGRGTIRFEDIAGKGAKQLTFDQIAIEQAGPYAAEDADVTLRLHQTLMERLEATPSLLKVLNEIEMPLVPVLARIERNGALVDANLLGLQSVELGEKLVALEREAYDIAGEEFNLGSPKQLCAILYEKLGCPVLSKTAGGQPSTAESVLADLADKDYPLPKVIMQHRSLSKLKGTYTDKLPQQINPRTGRIHTSYHQAVTATGRLSSSDPNLQNIPIRTAEGRRIRQAFVAAPGYKLLAADYSQIELRIMAHLAQDEGLLHAFQNDLDVHRATAAEVFGVSLDEVSNDQRRSAKAINFGLIYGMSAFGLAKQIDVARGEAQAYIDRYFARYPGVLAYMERTRTQAAEQGYVETLFGRRLYLPEINSKNGAMRKGAERTAINAPMQGTAADIIKRAMISVDNWLQNSGLDARVILQVHDELVLEVREDLVEQVRAAICPLMSQAAELDVPLLVEAGVGDNWDEAH
- a CDS encoding TRAP transporter substrate-binding protein; protein product: MKGSKKALLASVLALGVSVAQAADTQIKFGHVGGPGSLFEITANEFARIANEKLDGYEVVPYGSSQLGSDSQMLNKLKLGTLDLALPSTVMSSVSPEFSLFEMPYLIKDREHMKKVRDEVVRDVMYTAAEKRNLNIIAVWENGSRQITNNSRPIIVPKDLEGLKLRTPNGIWRVEMFKGYGANPAPMALSEAFVALQTGAMDGQENPLVQIYSQRFHEVQRFLSLSNHVYTPAFVVAGASWKRLPEEVRTVLSDAAMEVEDFALKQGEELDNSLVEKMKEAGMEVNEVDQQAFIDGSDAIYAKFSEEVDGGKEMLEKVRQLRD
- a CDS encoding TRAP transporter small permease gives rise to the protein MSSFKKGYFKLLEVIVVINIIALAAVVTIGFVSRLVGSPFSWYDEVASVGLAWLTYYGAALAAAKGAHIGCPSVINYFSPKVRLPIALIAEAITIGFFVLLAYTGMQVVTILEGSTLVSLTNVSLQLTQSVIPIGAAMFILAELLRLPDVIASAKGAGFVDHELEELEVELAKS